DNA from Branchiostoma lanceolatum isolate klBraLanc5 chromosome 6, klBraLanc5.hap2, whole genome shotgun sequence:
GTCTTCTACTCAGAGTAAAGCAGATTACAGTGAGTCTGAGCAGCCTCTTGCTCTCACAGTGAAGCCatcttctactactactacatcaaATTACAAGAAGAAAAGGTGGAACATTGATGTCTTGAAACAGAAGCCAGGAAGTGGGGCAGAAAATTCCAGTCAGGTAGGTCACGCAAGTGACATCAACAAGGGTGCGAATGTGTACAAATCACAGGGAGGTGATGGTGGTTCACTGTCTACAGTTCAGTTAACGAGCAAGCTAGAGCTGTCTAGTTCCCAATCATCACAAAGACAATTAACCAAAAGTCCCGAGGTACCTCTGAAACCAATCAAGCCAAAACAGCAGTGGGCCCATTCCAGGAAGCTGAAAGAGGTGGAGGCCTTACAGAAAGACGCCGAGTGGCAAGCAGGTCCCAGTGAAAGGAGTAGTGTCCGACAGTCAAAGTCTCTAGCCACAGCTATCATCAAAAGTGTAATAGAAGATGAAGAGATCACTTCAGGGAAGTACAAGTCTTCTGATTCTAAGACACCAAAGCTTCCCAAGAAACCCAAACCAAAACTAGAATCTGTAGAAAAGAAGCCCCCAAAGCCAAAGGAACCACAGCCATCAACTTCTAAAGTTAGTGAGGATGAATTTAgtgattttgatgatgatgaggatgatgacgACTTGGATGATGACTTGGAGGACTTTAGGAGGGGGAAGATTTCAGAAATTGTTCCTGATGTGGATGACATTGAAGGGATGCTGTTCATGTCGTTTTGTTCTAAGGATGCTCTTCATGCCCATGTAGCAGTAGAGGAGAAGACAAGGCAAGAGATGGGTGACAAGGGTCGAGAATTTCTCATGGACATTACTAAGTTCAAAACCTTGAATCTACCTCCAAAAACAAAGCGGAAGTTGAAAGAGGTCGGCCAGGCAGAGTTGTTTCGGCATAAGGGGAAACACGGTATGAGGGGAATACACAACAGGATTAGGAAGTATGAAAGGATGCTTAAACTGGAGCTGAAGGCACTAAAGACAGGCAAACCACTGCAAGAAATAGCACCAATAGAAACACAGGAACAGGGTGAGCTCATCCCTCCCGAGGATATACCTCCAGGAGTAAGTAAAGTCAAGACTCCTGGGAGTGGCAAAAAGATAAAGAAAGCGACGACTCCTGGAAGCAAGACAGGCACACCTGGtaagataaaaaagaaaaaggccCAGGTAGATGGAAAGGATAAAATGGCAGGCAAAAAATCAggcaagaaaggaaagaaacttGTCACTGTTTCAGAAAAAGACTCGGATGTCAGTTTGGTGGCTGCAATCGTTGTTAAGGAGGAAATAGATACTAGTATTACTGACGAGACTATGGTGACGACGGAACTTGTACCGCAGAGCAGCAGTGTGTCACTGTCTGTTACAGACGTACCAAAGGTAGAGACAACTCCTGAAAAGTTTCTCTCCAAAAAAGGCAAAACAACAGATCCAACCAAAATTAAGggttacaagaaaaaaaagaagcagaAAGCCCTTACAGGTGAGGACATTGAGATGTTGGAAAACACTCCCTTTGAGAAGCTCCATTGGAAGACTCAAGAACGGCTCCTGTGCTGCATGACTGAAGAGCAGATAAAGGAAAGAGGGTTGCAAGCACAGGTGCTAAGAATGAAGGAAAGGAAAACTGAAGGCTTCATTCCAAAGAAGCTTAGAACAAAGAAGCGAATGAAAGAATTAGAGCAAAGCCGAAGTCTTGAAGCCAGTACGAGTGGCTTGCCCCTGGAGGGAGAAGATGGGGAGGAAGAACAAGAGATTCTTGATGATGACAGCACAGACATTTACAACTTTTATGGtgaaggtgatgatgatgatgacctggAGAAGCCTGAGGAAATCGAGCAGCTGGAAGAAGAGCTGCCCTCCCCTCCTCCTGTGGTCGATACTGTCTCAAAGATGGGACCAGAACTGATTGGTCCAGCAAGAGAAGAGGCAGGGTGTAAAAAGTCAGCATTTGTCAGTGATGAGCTGGAGAAGTACCTTGCGACAGAGGGAGAGACGTTCAGCAGCAAGGGCAGCAAAGTGACCTTCACTCACCCCCTGATGCACAACAAGGCAGAAAATGTCGCTTTCCAAACTCCTTCTAAGCAAGGCGGTTTTGTCAAGAGTTTGGACAGTGTGGTACAAAAAGCAAATTTTATCAAAGGGACGGGGCAGAAGGCGAAGTCCCCCCTCCAGCATGGCACCCAGATCAGGATTGTCAACAGCAAGATGGTTAATAGGAAGCCAGCTCTCCTCTCCAAATCATTGAAACCtgtgccaaaaaaaacaagcaacacCGGAGGAAAGTCAGCTCTGTCCAAGTTAAAAGCGTCTTTGATGAAGTCTCACCCAACAGCCAGAAGGGCCAGCACTACCACAGCCACCAGCGGTGATGTGACAGTAGTTAGCCCTATCCAGGCTGCCAGTGCTGCTTCAGCATTAGACGAGTCATTCGAGATGGGCCAATCTCCCACCGACCCCAGCCAGTGTGGGGAGTCGAATTTAAGGAAACCTACTCAAGTATTGAAAAGTCTGAAGGAACCTGTGTACCAGATGTCTTCCCCTCGGAGAGAAGAAGAGTTCCAGGAAAAAACACCCTGCAATAACAACTTCTGTAGACTTGGCTGTGTTTGCAACAGTATTAAAGACACTGGGGATGTTAGCTCTGAGAAGGAGCACTGTGGAAAGGTTGACTGTATGTTTGGCTGTGTATGCACAGAGGAGGAGAAAGCTGAGAGTAGAAAGCGACCACGTAGGCCGTCTGAATCTTCCATGATGTACTTTGACTCAGTCGAGCAGGACTACAGCCCAACGACAACAAAACTGTTAGAAACAGATGTCCTTGACAGACAGGAGGGGGGAAAGATGAAAAGTTCGAAAGGCAAAAGGACACCTGGTAAGAAGAAAAATGGTGGACAACGGAAATCAAGGGAGTCTGCAAGTGAACAAACCTCTGGAAAGGAATCTGATAGTGCTGGCACTTCAACCAGCACTGATGGGAGGGAGAAGAAAAGGAAATCCAGTACCAAAGGTCAGAACATACAACCAAAGCAGAAGAGGATGGTAAAAAAGAAAGCAAAGTCTGAATCTTTGGAAGGGATCTCAGCAGCACAGTCTAAATCCTCCTCCAAGGTCACCAGGAAGGAGTCTGAAGATGGCATTAAGGAGCAGGACATGTCAGAAGAGGGTTTTTTAGAGGACAGATTTATGGATGAGGATGAAGAAGATGCTTTGTTCATTGATGACATAGGGTTGGATGAGATGGAGGATGATGAGAGGGAGGATGAGGATGGAGATGATGGTATGACGTGTGCCCGAACAAGACTCTATCAAACCAAAGTCTGCCAGAGGAAGTGCATGTGTAAACATCATGCGAACTCCCCCGAGGACGAGCGGTGTGAGGCAGAGAAGGAGTGGAGTAAGATCAGAGCAGGGATCGAGAGACGGAAGGCCAAGGAGCAGAAACCCGGGGCAGGAGGCTCTGTCACTGTCATGCCCAACAGGAAGGTGCAGCCGTACAGAGAGTTTGTGTACGTTGGACCCCGCCCACCCCCGCCAGACCTTAGTCCAACGGCCCGTTTGCCACGCATTGCACCCGCACCTCCTCCTGTGCCTgttccccctccccctgcagCCCCACCCACCTCAGCACCAGCCGCCGCAGGGGCCAAGTCTGCCAATGGAGGGAAGCTGATCGAAATCATCTCCGACTGCAACTGGGAAAGTGCCAAGGCAAATATCCTCCAGACAATAGCACAGCACAGTCAGAGGAACGACGGGCCCAGGGTCATGAGAGTGGGCAATTTTCTCATCGAGATCATGCAGCCCAATCCCCAGGGGAAAATCCCCATCCCAGCCGTGCCAGGTGCAGGCCCACCTGCTGGAATGAGATTTCCTGTACCAGGGGCTGTAGCTATGAGTCCGCAGGGGCCGGCAGGAATCCTCCCTTCATCTACCATAACAGCAGTTGTCCCTCAGTCAGGCATGCTCACAGGTGGTCAAGTTTCAGGCATGCCCTCTGTCTCTGCCACTGGCACTGCAGTAGCTGATGCCCCCCAGGCATCCACGACGGCTATTGTAGGCAAGGTTGCACTGGTGCAGGGTGCAGACAACACTCCTGATTCCCTTCCCAATATCGAGAGCCCTTTAACTTCCAGTAAGAGTCCTATCCTTCAGCCCATTCCAAGAGCTGTGACATCTCCTGTTCAAAACTGCACCGTCCAACCGACTCAGGACACAAAGGAACTGCAGTCACCTTCAGCAGAGCAGTCACAGTCAATTGATGAGCCCATGAACCTGCAGGAACCGCCGTCACTCAAGAGGCAACCCTCTGTTAGCTCTTCATCCTCCTGCAAACCCTCGTCAGAGGCAGAAGAGCACCCTCTAGCAGCTTTGAGAAGCCTTGCAGACTCTCCCTTTGGCACAGCAAACACCACTGTTACAGTGACGTCCTCGCCCATGGGCAGTGCTGCCACGTCTCAGACCTGTCACTCCTCCTTCTCTACAACCTCACCAAAGTGTTCCATCATTGAAAACCCCAGATGTAGGTCGAGAAATGATTCGGGGGACGCTGCTGCCAACGATTCATTAGATCCATCCAGTGAGATGGCCAAAACAGCCAACAATAGTAGTCATGAGAACTCAACAGAAGTGTCCCCTTGTAAAGATCCATCCAGCCTGCCTGAACTGGTCCCCAGACCTCATACCCCTCCTGCTCCTCCTGAGAAGAGATACTCCCCTTCTATGCCAGTGCTAGAACCAATAACTCCCCCCAGACCAATGCGTGACGGAGGTAAAAGTAAGCTAAGCTGTCTCGAGGCAGATGCTATAGCACCACACAAGCCATTTGCGAGAGAATCTGCAACAAGTCAAGATTCCCAGAAAGAAATTCAGGATGGCATACAACGTGTAAACATCATACCAAGTCTACAGAAGGCTGATGCCTTAGAACTCCCCATGTCACAAGGCAGTGAAGCGATACAGGAGCAATGTACAGAAATCACCAGCACATCCAACCAGGGGGAAGCTTTTGTTGAGGAAGATTTAGAGAACAACAACGACCTTGCCTGGGACACTAATCAAGCAATGTCTCTTGATAACATTGAAGCCGAGCAGTCACAAAGTGCTGAAGATACAAAAGACTCAAAAGTTAGCATTGTTACACCAGCAGAAGAAGAAGTTGCCCAGCCAAATGTGAAGAATCTGCCTGATCAGAAACTTGCAGAAGGTGAGCAACAGGAGGAAACAAGTACTGGCCCTTTGCATTTTGATAGCCAGTTGCCTTCACACCTTCAGGAGGGACACAACACCGCAGGTTTAAGTCATCCCTCCACAAGTGGAGAAGATGGAATTATGGAAGACATGGAGATTGACATAGAGTCTCTGGAAGACACAGAGGGTAGCCAGGCGGATTTCTTGATCTCCATTGGAAGCAACGACTACAGTATGCATATAAACCCCAAGTGCACCCTCCACAACCTGTctgtgaagaagaaaaggaagtcACCTCTAAAAGAGAAGGAAGTAAAAGGTGAGGAGAGCTACTTTTTCTTTTGGAAATTAGAATTTGTGGTTATTACATATTATTGAATGgtgtaagctacatgtacaacgtgtatCTTGAGCCGTCATGGATGGTGGGCAGTCTGTTTAAAAGGCTACACAGTTCATTATTATTGTCTTATTTCAATTTGAGTGGAAAACACATTAAAAGCTGTCTGGACAAAAAAAACAGCCATTTCTGCCCATCAGTTCTCAAACTTATTCTTCTTACATATCCATCAGTATGAATACTATAATCATGGTGATTTGCATGTTTGGGGCATCAAAGGTCTTTCGTGGTCCTGACAGTTGGACTTTAAGTTatttgtgaattttgttttcacCTTCAGCATGCTGATATTGGTTTCCTTTGTCCTGCTACAGACTAAACTGAGCAAAATTTGAACAGCACAACTCTACAAGTTAAAATGCTAGGAAGTGGAAAAAGAGAGAGCATGTTTGAGCGTGAATTGCGCTCTTTCTGTTGACTTGTGCCTGTTTGTCCTGGTCACGAATTGGTGACAAAGATTGGCACC
Protein-coding regions in this window:
- the LOC136437240 gene encoding uncharacterized protein, whose protein sequence is MPVDSRLMMGAAESSIRAMNPASHGSSAMMPITAPVTDPTGARQPRKGTMPSSQSPNRLVAYSADLQRVQLSVSAQPVPANPPEFVTLRQCLVENRRLDGGSEMVNSTRTSKVVSDMISHSPRVAVSDQGDKHPSTSATTTVYSAQPTQHYPPDVINRLNRGMPHPALVAVQRQPNFHPSMAMQHGPRLSSPPPLIHAPRSGSSSGQKDDGAKSPLSSDSDQKRKTREIPSQATEYLRAAQMVPVDYRPPPPYVQHRQAHHFQGMQNSSEAAYKDRALPQYTTARQQQDYKGYAIQGVAMPPRVSTSEETTIPVQQYFMPAAHLSPRGSMAHRQPNGDMDMRRVQGDLRPTTVAHPPPLISVAGGVTNASFTQRGGTLTVSAQGSRGIPATSVQVNASGYMPQQRGDVTGATLVAQIVEKQLLEDGRQSGRAVPPAWRFKHRRDPVYQQVNGIPTTSKAPETSKGNIPDVIVIEDDSPPSSVKTDSEPQPTNTTHTREQTISEGFVGKRKSDPTVNPISKVMKGTSGEKVVPTMQLQPPSVHNIPPSVSANTLLFDSAVALTLQAETSKTLEKQIAQQIGTEKQSSAVSHINSLDPTRNIFNVFTSSSSGTTQSSTQSKADYSESEQPLALTVKPSSTTTTSNYKKKRWNIDVLKQKPGSGAENSSQVGHASDINKGANVYKSQGGDGGSLSTVQLTSKLELSSSQSSQRQLTKSPEVPLKPIKPKQQWAHSRKLKEVEALQKDAEWQAGPSERSSVRQSKSLATAIIKSVIEDEEITSGKYKSSDSKTPKLPKKPKPKLESVEKKPPKPKEPQPSTSKVSEDEFSDFDDDEDDDDLDDDLEDFRRGKISEIVPDVDDIEGMLFMSFCSKDALHAHVAVEEKTRQEMGDKGREFLMDITKFKTLNLPPKTKRKLKEVGQAELFRHKGKHGMRGIHNRIRKYERMLKLELKALKTGKPLQEIAPIETQEQGELIPPEDIPPGVSKVKTPGSGKKIKKATTPGSKTGTPGKIKKKKAQVDGKDKMAGKKSGKKGKKLVTVSEKDSDVSLVAAIVVKEEIDTSITDETMVTTELVPQSSSVSLSVTDVPKVETTPEKFLSKKGKTTDPTKIKGYKKKKKQKALTGEDIEMLENTPFEKLHWKTQERLLCCMTEEQIKERGLQAQVLRMKERKTEGFIPKKLRTKKRMKELEQSRSLEASTSGLPLEGEDGEEEQEILDDDSTDIYNFYGEGDDDDDLEKPEEIEQLEEELPSPPPVVDTVSKMGPELIGPAREEAGCKKSAFVSDELEKYLATEGETFSSKGSKVTFTHPLMHNKAENVAFQTPSKQGGFVKSLDSVVQKANFIKGTGQKAKSPLQHGTQIRIVNSKMVNRKPALLSKSLKPVPKKTSNTGGKSALSKLKASLMKSHPTARRASTTTATSGDVTVVSPIQAASAASALDESFEMGQSPTDPSQCGESNLRKPTQVLKSLKEPVYQMSSPRREEEFQEKTPCNNNFCRLGCVCNSIKDTGDVSSEKEHCGKVDCMFGCVCTEEEKAESRKRPRRPSESSMMYFDSVEQDYSPTTTKLLETDVLDRQEGGKMKSSKGKRTPGKKKNGGQRKSRESASEQTSGKESDSAGTSTSTDGREKKRKSSTKGQNIQPKQKRMVKKKAKSESLEGISAAQSKSSSKVTRKESEDGIKEQDMSEEGFLEDRFMDEDEEDALFIDDIGLDEMEDDEREDEDGDDGMTCARTRLYQTKVCQRKCMCKHHANSPEDERCEAEKEWSKIRAGIERRKAKEQKPGAGGSVTVMPNRKVQPYREFVYVGPRPPPPDLSPTARLPRIAPAPPPVPVPPPPAAPPTSAPAAAGAKSANGGKLIEIISDCNWESAKANILQTIAQHSQRNDGPRVMRVGNFLIEIMQPNPQGKIPIPAVPGAGPPAGMRFPVPGAVAMSPQGPAGILPSSTITAVVPQSGMLTGGQVSGMPSVSATGTAVADAPQASTTAIVGKVALVQGADNTPDSLPNIESPLTSSKSPILQPIPRAVTSPVQNCTVQPTQDTKELQSPSAEQSQSIDEPMNLQEPPSLKRQPSVSSSSSCKPSSEAEEHPLAALRSLADSPFGTANTTVTVTSSPMGSAATSQTCHSSFSTTSPKCSIIENPRCRSRNDSGDAAANDSLDPSSEMAKTANNSSHENSTEVSPCKDPSSLPELVPRPHTPPAPPEKRYSPSMPVLEPITPPRPMRDGGKSKLSCLEADAIAPHKPFARESATSQDSQKEIQDGIQRVNIIPSLQKADALELPMSQGSEAIQEQCTEITSTSNQGEAFVEEDLENNNDLAWDTNQAMSLDNIEAEQSQSAEDTKDSKVSIVTPAEEEVAQPNVKNLPDQKLAEGEQQEETSTGPLHFDSQLPSHLQEGHNTAGLSHPSTSGEDGIMEDMEIDIESLEDTEGSQADFLISIGSNDYSMHINPKCTLHNLSVKKKRKSPLKEKEVKADEVQFHEGALPPEPDEDEEALQREGPMRLIHKANERRRRSEMKDLFDKMKSVLGYDEEYKMSKYAVLKETVEEIGNLLEEEHDLLTQKHQERQTFEELAEKMCKLAGQEMDDIMKTYWTTSSSIWLDAKEPPPPVVRPKPPPPAPKLEFMPSSKPGSGSESGDRQDRPSRPSSTSSSSGSRPGTPTGSLQKGRTDALRTLRKVSANAALQAQAGKVKPFNVTKLSQSNNPPQAAERSKPLILKTKPNTKNNKVVTSSPGAQLVTGNIMASGQPVTIPVATVMPQLISSVKPTVTPVIISVQSLAVSSSQTSMAAQTSSSSAPTRPMAAGAPVQPVVPCVQMAPGMTPGPQLSTQPGTMVGVMQPVAQVQPNNTAVQPNQPVSGISMTSMSMCQQGQPNVMSQSTVPSSLSQTLPSRQLGSLSTPYKPPAGQPVSNQTTASAGNQAGAKQPMMSSDMGTTLSHGPPVGVVSASQTTAGSQGPVSGFGSMMATSAGTLQPKSQNMQPNNSLQGQGNLNTNPAGQIVTLAGKPGQFLVTPVSGPQGALLLQPIGRLPVSHGAATSMQNAVTTTSQTPGQGFAGQMTTSSVQLQQGQPIPHSLVPVSGGQPVQMNSPLTAAHSGIQLVALQRLPINLSQANVSASSQPVYLQVSPTLSNMQAAGNPLQTTVTSQTMQQISPLSPTAVRPLQLMASSVPQAAVTQASTQGITNLTPSQMHQLGSSFMRGPAPQMSPGMQTSQLRPVLPTLSTPNSPFQHNQSYGQSPSQQVKPGFQPDGSTQSRQVAGPSQNSTGHYLTQTAPSSVSSPGVDILSAAVCEAGLQSDFVGPQPPTATQQAASAPPSTELSTLSTVNVELLMPTDQPGDSSSTTEPGSFTGTMVITTVNAFKLTVV